The following are encoded together in the Tripterygium wilfordii isolate XIE 37 chromosome 3, ASM1340144v1, whole genome shotgun sequence genome:
- the LOC119995445 gene encoding valine N-monooxygenase 1-like: MSTNITIAAPLSILASTTTNTTTNSNFKALILACLVSIIGILKLKRTLTLRKVSKGLPLPPGPTPWPILGNIPETLRLKPTFRWIHQMMKEMNTDIACIRLANTNIIPVLCPEIAREMLKKQDANFADRPLSVSAHALSGGYMTTIVVPYNEQWKKMRKILVSEIICPARHKWLHDKRAEESDNLVFYVHNQYKNNKDVNIRIATQHYCGNVMRKMLFSRRYFGEQTKDGGPGPDEIKHVKAVFTAINYIYSFCISDYLPFLRGLNLDGQEKIVKDANKTIRDYQNPIIDERYEEWRTGQRKQMEDLLDVLITLKDDDGKPLLTPDEIKNQAAELMIASIDNPSNGVEWTMAELINQPELLKRATEEIDRVVGKDRLVQESDIANLNYVKACARESFRLHPLSPFNVPHVAIQDTIVGGYFIPKGSHAILSRYGLGRNPKVWKDPLKYDPERHMNGQNVMLTEHDLRFISFSTGRRGCIGALLGTCMTTMLLARLLQCFDWTPPDGSTKIDLSEAEDELFLVNPLTAFAKPRLALHLYPTSN; encoded by the exons ATGTCTACTAACATCACAATCGCAGCTCCTCTTAGCATCCTTGCCTCCACCACCACAAACACCACTACCAACAGCAACTTCAAAGCCCTAATACTCGCATGCCTTGTCTCCATTATTGGCATTTTGAAACTCAAACGAACGTTAACACTTAGAAAGGTTAGCAAGGGCCTTCCACTCCCACCAGGACCCACCCCATGGCCTATTCTAGGCAACATCCCCGAAACCCTCCGTTTGAAGCCCACATTCCGATGGATACACCAAATGATGAAGGAAATGAACACCGACATCGCTTGCATTCGTCTTGCAAACACCAACATCATCCCTGTACTTTGCCCGGAAATCGCCCGGGAAATGCTTAAGAAGCAGGATGCGAACTTCGCCGACCGGCCTCTTTCGGTGTCGGCACATGCATTAAGTGGTGGATACATGACGACAATCGTTGTGCCTTACAATGagcaatggaagaaaatgaggaaaatcTTGGTGTCCGAGATCATATGTCCTGCTAGGCACAAGTGGCTTCATGACAAGAGAGCTGAAGAGAGTGATAACCTCGTCTTCTATGTCCATAACCAATACAAGAACAACAAAGATGTCAACATAAGAATTGCAACACAACATTACTGTGGTAATGTGATGAGGAAGATGTTGTTTAGTAGGAGATACTTTGGGGAGCAAACGAAGGATGGTGGGCCTGGACCTGATGAGATTAAGCATGTTAAGGCCGTTTTTACggcaattaattatatatactcATTTTGTATATCTGATTACTTGCCTTTTCTGCGAGGGTTGAATCTTGATGGACAAGAAAAGATAGTGAAGGATGCGAATAAGACAATTAGGGATTATCAAAATCCTATAATTGATGAGAGATATGAAGAATGGAGGACTGGTCAACGCAAGCAGATGGAGGACCTTCTCGATGTTCTTATCACTCTCAAAGACGATGATGGCAAACCCTTGCTCACTCCAGAtgagatcaagaaccaagctgCT GAGCTTATGATAGCATCCATTGATAATCCATCAAACGGTGTTGAATGGACAATGGCGGAATTGATAAATCAACCTGAACTGCTCAAAAGGGCAACCGAAGAAATAGATAGGGTGGTCGGAAAAGACAGACTTGTGCAAGAATCCGACATAGCAAACCTCAACTACGTCAAGGCATGTGCAAGGGAGTCATTCAGGCTCCACCCATTGTCTCCATTCAACGTACCACACGTAGCAATTCAGGACACCATTGTCGGGGGTTACTTCATCCCAAAAGGAAGCCATGCAATATTGAGTCGATATGGGCTGGGTCGAAACCCAAAGGTCTGGAAGGACCCACTGAAGTACGACCCAGAACGGCACATGAACGGACAAAATGTGATGCTGACAGAGCATGATTTGAGGTTTATCTCATTTAGTACTGGAAGGCGCGGTTGCATTGGGGCTCTTCTTGGGACTTGTATGACTACTATGCTTTTAGCAAGGCTTCTTCAGTGTTTTGATTGGACACCACCTGATGGTTCAACTAAGATTGATCTTAGCGAGGCTGAGGACGAGCTTTTCCTGGTTAACCCACTCACAGCTTTTGCCAAGCCTCGTTTGGCTCTGCATCTATACCCTACATCCAACTAA